In Citrus sinensis cultivar Valencia sweet orange chromosome 2, DVS_A1.0, whole genome shotgun sequence, a single genomic region encodes these proteins:
- the LOC102618574 gene encoding uncharacterized protein LOC102618574 has protein sequence MGCCISTKSGAPGLASKKQKHGRSDEASSQLKKGFSHESRASPPPPAIDQEETVKEVLSETRKPKTKPNPYPVFAAHMKQELQQEQEQEQEQEQEQEKEAKISDSPRKVEAFAKNAQDKQSLSSSNEEEIMSQVSEICSVSVSESLSTMTNVTDMRDIEEGEQEVRQRPRVVTRSPAKPPPRNGFKRDRVVNQSPTTRSDQSPARRIGSASPVQIHDSGRVKYPGRRDRGECSGGRSRSPATTTRSSASPAFMGRSPSARRTNRSPGRASSVPIENATIGTTGINNNNNNSCSSGTVEGGKWASHNNNGINDHCSSTNESLENPLVSLECFIFL, from the coding sequence ATGGGGTGCTGTATCAGCACCAAGAGCGGAGCCCCAGGCTTAGcctcaaagaaacaaaaacacgGGAGATCTGATGAAGCTTCTTCACAGCTCAAGAAGGGTTTTAGCCACGAGAGTAGAGCTTCACCGCCACCGCCTGCTATTGATCAAGAAGAAACTGTCAAAGAAGTTCTCTCTGAAACCCGTAAACCAAAAACAAAGCCAAACCCATACCCAGTTTTCGCTGCTCATATGAAACAAGAGTTGCAGcaagaacaagaacaagaacaagaacaagaacaagaacaagagAAAGAGGCCAAGATTAGTGATAGCCCCCGCAAAGTTGAAGCCTTTGCCAAGAATGCTCAAGATAAGCAGAGCTTGAGCAGCAGCAATGAGGAGGAAATCATGTCTCAAGTGTCCGAGATTTGCAGCGTCAGCGTCAGCGAGAGCCTCTCAACGATGACTAATGTTACTGACATGAGAGACATTGAAGAGGGCGAGCAAGAAGTGAGGCAACGACCGAGAGTGGTCACTAGATCTCCGGCAAAGCCGCCGCCGAGAAACGGCTTCAAAAGAGACCGGGTCGTCAACCAATCCCCCACTACGAGATCCGACCAATCACCCGCCAGACGAATTGGCAGCGCGTCCCCAGTTCAGATTCATGACTCGGGTCGGGTCAAATACCCCGGGAGAAGGGACCGGGGCGAATGCTCCGGAGGAAGGTCCAGGTCCCCAGCTACAACAACAAGATCATCCGCATCGCCTGCTTTCATGGGTCGGAGCCCATCGGCTAGGAGGACAAACCGGTCTCCGGGTCGGGCCAGTTCCGTACCGATTGAGAATGCTACTATTGGTACCACCggcattaataataataataacaacagtTGCAGCAGCGGTACAGTGGAGGGCGGCAAGTGGGCAAGTCATAATAACAATGGTATTAATGATCATTGTAGTAGTACGAATGAGTCACTTGAAAACCCACTTGTATCCTTGGAATGTTTCATCTTCCTGTGA